TGAATTGGTATGATTGGTTGCTGTTTGTTGTTATTGCATTCGGTATCTATTGGACATCTCTAGCATGGCGTGACACACACAGCGCTTACGCAACATTGCGGGAAGACCTGATCTCGGGAAGATGCCAGGTAGTGGAGGGCGTTGTTGAAGGCTTTCATCCCGTCACGCCAGGCGAGATTTACCACGAATACTTCTATGTCAATGGCGTGAAGTTCGACTACTCGGATTACATCGAAAGCCCTGGATTTCATCAGACCCAGAAGCAGGGTGGTCCGATTCGAACTGGTCTGAAGGTGAAGATTCACCATAAGGATGGTGTCATTGCGAGGCTCGAAATCAGGGAGTAGCGCCCGCTGTTCGTCGAAAATAAGCAATCGAAGAGCCCCTCCACGCGAGGGGCTTTTTCGTGGTCACGCCCGTGAGTGCGTTCCCCCACGAATGGTGAAGGCTTGTGCTTCGGCGAGTGGGGGTGAGGGGACCTTCATCGACGCGCCTCGTTGCGACTGGTTTGGCAGGAATATAGACCGAGATCGTGCCTGGCCTCCTTCGGTGGGGAGAATGCAACTAGCCCAAGAGACGCCGCCCCGACCACAACAGCAAGGCGAAGGGTTGCCTGTAGATCAAGCCCTAGCCGCCTTCCAAGGCTCTCGGTATGCCGTGGGAGATCGATGTCACAGGACATGTTCCAGCCGGGGGTCTGGAGGCGCACCCTCCCGGCCAACCAGGCAAAACGGGTAAGGGTAATCACCCCGACACTGGCCAGATAGTCGAGGGACTCGCCAGGGCTGGCTGGGGCTAAACGTAAGGCGCCAGCGACCACCTCTGTAGGGATGGCAACCATCACGACCTCACCCGCGGCGGGATGCGCTGGACGACGAGAATCTCGCCGGATGGAGTCTCTCCCTCTCGGCACAACGTATCCCAGCGGATCTGAATTTTTGAACCATCAGCGGCGACACCCCACGATGACGATGGGCGGCCTGCTTCATCCGGGTTTTTCATCCCCACCCCTACGACGCAAGATCGGGATAACCCGCGAGTTTCACCACCCAGGCCCATCGCCCGGTGACACGCGAGACCAGGTCTGGCCGCTCGGCCACAAGGCTCGCCATGTGGCTTCGCACGCGGGTCGGGGAGACATTGACCCCTTCGTCATCGAGCAATTCGGACAGGTCGAACGCAGTGAGCACCGCGACATCGAGGTTTCGCACCAGGAGGTACTCCTGACAAGCCCGAAGCGCGGTGCGGTGCGGTGGACTCTCTCACTGGTTTCCAGCGGCACAACGTTGTTTACAAGGAACATCCGGGCTCCTTAGGTTAGGCGACGAAGAGTGAGTGATGGCGGGTCTCCTGGACAACCCTGGCCGTAATCAACTCATCGGCACGCCGAACCCAATGAAGCGCAATTATTGTCATATCTGGTCGTAAAATTTTAGGTACGCGAACGATGCGAATGCCCGTCATGGTTAGCTCTTCGCGCAATTCGGCGGTTACTCTTTCGGCTTCGCCTGGAGTCATTCCTCGTGAGATACGGAAAACTGAAATCTCGATGTCACCACGATGCTTCTTCGAAGGCTTGTCTTTCCGCTCGATTCTTGATGGTTTAGATACGCGCATCTTCGTCTCCGTCCCTAAAGCGCTACGTTTCGCGATATTTCGTTTTCATCGATCTCAATGTCAATGCGCAGCCCAGGCACTCCTGCAGCCGCAATGGCCGCGTTCCACTCGTCTGTGAGGGAGCATTCAATCCAATTGCGGTGGTATCCGTTCACGGTGCCAACCACCAGGACGGGCGTATTGACACACTCCCGGAAGCCCAGTGGTTTGAGGGGGGCGATCCAGGTGTTGAAGCTGTCCTCGTACATGAGGTCGGTAAGGGCCTCTCGGACGCCTTCCCAGGCCCTCTGGGCCTCCCTGTCAGCCGTAGGAGTCACGGGGGGGCCAATGGACACCCGCGGGGTGAAAGGCACCACCTTGGGCTCCTGTGGTTGATCGGGTGCAAGCTTTGGCAACCTCGACAGCATTCCGACAACGGTTCCCACCTTGATTCGGTGAGCGAGCACCTGCTCTGGATACAGGAACCCTTCTTTGTCGTTCGCAACCACCCGGAGGAGGTCCTCGAATCGGTTTGCGACCCACCGCAGGGTCTCTCCCCGACCAGCCAGCTTGCCCTGAACAGCAGCCTCTGCCTTGGGACTAGGGCAATCGGCCGCACTCAGCAGCGCCAGAAGGGAAATCTGTTCCTCTGAAAACCCACCTTCCTTACCCACCTGGGTAGGTGGGGTGGGTACGTACGATTGGGTTTGAGTACTGAAATAAGGGTGGTGGGCCTCAGGCTCGTTTTCGTCCGCAGAACAAGCCTGAGGCTCGTTTTCTTGCGCACTAAAACGGGTCTTGGGCTCGTTTTCACTCCGTGGCAAACGGGCGTCAGGCTTGTTTTCTCGCTCACCAAAACATGCCTCGGGCCTGTTTTGCATGATCGGCGGCAGGGGGGTCAGAGCACGCGCCTCCACCTCGCCCTGCAACCGACGCCCCTTCTTTCCACGGGTGACCAAGGACAGGCCCTCCGCGAGGGGGAGCGGCAAAGGCAGCATGCCTGGTGCCACCTCGTATTCGTCGGCTAACTCCCTGACCTTCGTTCGCACCGCCTTCCGAATCGCGTCTGCCTCTTGTCCGGCCGCTTCGGCCATCTGTGAGATCCCCAAACGGAAGGTCGTCTCTGCGCCCTTCGCCTTCCGGGCGAGCCCCGCCGATACGCCCAGCGCAAGGGCGGGGCTATCCAGCCGCTGCATCCACGCGACAACTTCGGCGATAGCCCACACCGCCCCGGCCTCGAAAATGTCCCACTTGGTATTGCCCTCGCCGCTGTCGGCCTCGGCGTCTATACTCTTCTGGTGGCCCATGGCCATGTCCTCGGGTTCGCAACGGTTTCGCGGGGGCGCCCAATTCGCTGCAAACGGGTTGGGCACACAGTTCAAAATCACAGCCCTGGCAAACGCCGGGGCTGTTCGCTAGGCCGAAAGGACCAACTTTTTGGGGCGTCCCCGTTGGCGATGCAAGCTCTCTCCAGGCTGCGGCGCCAGTGGAAGCGGCGATTCGACCGCAGGAAACCTAATCTGCGACTTCAGCCATGTGACCACGACGCCCAGGTCGTAG
This sequence is a window from Geothrix sp. PMB-07. Protein-coding genes within it:
- a CDS encoding DnaA N-terminal domain-containing protein, which encodes MGHQKSIDAEADSGEGNTKWDIFEAGAVWAIAEVVAWMQRLDSPALALGVSAGLARKAKGAETTFRLGISQMAEAAGQEADAIRKAVRTKVRELADEYEVAPGMLPLPLPLAEGLSLVTRGKKGRRLQGEVEARALTPLPPIMQNRPEACFGERENKPDARLPRSENEPKTRFSAQENEPQACSADENEPEAHHPYFSTQTQSYVPTPPTQVGKEGGFSEEQISLLALLSAADCPSPKAEAAVQGKLAGRGETLRWVANRFEDLLRVVANDKEGFLYPEQVLAHRIKVGTVVGMLSRLPKLAPDQPQEPKVVPFTPRVSIGPPVTPTADREAQRAWEGVREALTDLMYEDSFNTWIAPLKPLGFRECVNTPVLVVGTVNGYHRNWIECSLTDEWNAAIAAAGVPGLRIDIEIDENEISRNVAL